A region from the Phycisphaerales bacterium genome encodes:
- a CDS encoding RluA family pseudouridine synthase, whose amino-acid sequence MNLSVTPNEHVTFRIRHEDSAVVVVEKPARLVTQPGKGHEDDTLLNGLFARWGALLQNLGSSRDFGLLHRLDRDTSGLIVIALTASAYDAMREKFEGREVKKFYWAVTARTPREAQGVIRKPIAEFEGNREGARMKLARVSSSGKTAVTAYRVLAESAVGALLECHPVTGRLHQVRVHLEAIGCPIVGDPLYGGKAQTGSRLGLHAHRLTFEHPVTGATLDVTTGWPSDLRNLLRRLELPRPDLRLAGEDGARASDTA is encoded by the coding sequence ATGAATCTCTCGGTTACACCCAATGAGCATGTCACCTTCAGGATCCGTCACGAGGATTCGGCGGTGGTCGTCGTGGAGAAGCCGGCGCGTCTGGTGACACAGCCCGGAAAGGGGCACGAGGACGACACGCTGCTCAACGGGCTGTTCGCGCGGTGGGGAGCATTACTCCAGAACCTGGGGAGTTCTCGCGACTTTGGGCTCCTGCATCGACTCGATCGCGACACGAGCGGATTGATCGTAATCGCGTTGACGGCGAGCGCGTACGACGCGATGCGAGAGAAGTTCGAGGGGCGGGAGGTGAAGAAGTTCTATTGGGCGGTGACGGCACGGACGCCACGCGAGGCGCAGGGCGTGATCCGCAAGCCGATCGCGGAGTTCGAGGGGAATCGCGAGGGGGCGCGGATGAAGTTGGCGCGGGTGTCGTCGTCGGGAAAGACGGCGGTCACGGCGTATCGCGTGCTCGCGGAATCAGCGGTTGGGGCGCTCCTGGAATGCCATCCGGTCACGGGACGCCTGCACCAGGTGCGGGTGCATCTGGAGGCGATCGGGTGCCCGATCGTGGGTGATCCGTTGTATGGCGGGAAGGCACAGACGGGCTCGCGGCTGGGGTTGCACGCGCATCGGTTGACGTTCGAACATCCGGTGACGGGGGCGACGCTGGATGTGACGACGGGCTGGCCGAGCGATCTTCGAAACCTGCTGCGGCGATTGGAACTGCCCCGGCCTGATCTGCGGCTGGCGGGGGAGGACGGGGCTAGGGCTTCAGACACCGCATGA
- a CDS encoding 6-phosphogluconolactonase: MTDSRGENSGDRRAGRRGDGEERASGPISLEHSVPIPRPRLPGGVVMRPTADNSIDAMLADLLLHATNCVRQFGDFHLAVSAEAGMVRPIQRLMYDPPLRGFPWLRTRVWVVNEVGVGLADERCRSGVLRELIAEQSGMPMDQFHPIDGEHAEGAARYEAMLKEVLGWREKGHDRLDAVLGVLDGNAGVFGWATRESESEERLVIETVDVEGQRRVAMTPRLVNSARLICVLLPERDGEAGARAAIESREAPARLLRPVGGELRWYAHESLCRALASVDGAGADGVERG; this comes from the coding sequence GCGACGGCGAGGAGCGTGCCTCGGGGCCGATTTCGCTGGAGCATTCGGTGCCGATTCCCCGCCCGCGGCTCCCCGGCGGGGTCGTGATGCGACCCACGGCGGATAACTCGATCGACGCGATGCTCGCGGATCTGCTTCTGCACGCGACGAACTGTGTCCGGCAGTTTGGTGATTTTCATCTGGCGGTGAGCGCCGAGGCGGGCATGGTGAGGCCGATCCAACGGTTGATGTATGACCCGCCTTTGCGGGGGTTCCCGTGGTTGCGGACTCGGGTGTGGGTGGTGAACGAGGTAGGGGTTGGTCTAGCGGATGAGCGGTGCCGGTCGGGGGTGCTGCGTGAGTTGATCGCGGAGCAGTCGGGGATGCCGATGGACCAGTTCCATCCGATTGATGGGGAGCATGCGGAAGGTGCGGCGCGGTACGAGGCGATGCTGAAAGAAGTGCTGGGGTGGCGCGAAAAAGGTCACGACCGGCTTGACGCGGTGCTGGGCGTGCTCGATGGGAATGCCGGGGTCTTTGGGTGGGCGACGCGGGAGAGCGAGAGCGAGGAACGACTCGTTATTGAAACTGTGGATGTGGAGGGGCAGCGGCGTGTGGCGATGACGCCCCGGCTGGTGAACTCGGCACGATTGATCTGTGTCTTGCTCCCGGAGCGAGATGGAGAGGCAGGAGCGCGGGCGGCGATAGAGTCGCGCGAGGCGCCAGCGCGGCTACTTCGGCCCGTGGGGGGTGAGTTGCGGTGGTATGCGCACGAGTCGCTCTGCCGAGCGTTGGCGAGCGTGGACGGCGCGGGAGCGGATGGAGTCGAACGCGGATGA